The Enterobacter pseudoroggenkampii genome contains the following window.
ATTCAGCCGTTTCGCTTCCCTTAAAATTCACGTCATAAGCAAACCCAGGGTTGTCTCAGATTCTCAGTATGTTAGGGTTATGCCCGTTAACAATTTACCATGGTAATCATATCGACATAAACAAATAACAGGACACTCTCTATTGCATGGCAATTAAATTAGAAGTGAAAAATCTTTATAAAGTATTTGGCGAGCATCCGCAGCGCGCATTCAAATATATTGAAAAAGGCCTTACGAAAGAGCAAATTCTGGAAAAAACCGGGCTATCGCTTGGCGTTAAAGACGCCAGTCTGGCCATTGAAGAAGGCGAGATTTTTGTCATCATGGGATTATCCGGTTCGGGTAAATCCACTATGGTTCGCCTTCTCAATCGCCTGATTGAACCCACCCGCGGGCAGGTGCTGATTGACGGCGTGGATATCGCCAGAATATCAGACGCTGAGCTTCGCGAGGTGCGCAGAAAGAAGATCGCAATGGTGTTCCAGTCATTCGCGCTAATGCCGCACATGACGGTACTGGATAATACCGCCTTCGGCATGGAATTAGCCGGCACGCCGGCTCAGGAACGTCAGGAAAAAGCCCTTGATGCATTGCGTCAGGTCGGGCTGGAAAATTATGCGCATGCGTACCCGGATGAACTTTCCGGCGGTATGCGTCAGCGCGTTGGATTAGCCCGCGCATTAGCCATTAATCCAGATATTTTATTAATGGATGAAGCCTTCTCCGCCCTCGATCCGTTAATTCGCACCGAGATGCAGGATGAGCTGGTAAAATTACAGGCTAAACATCAGCGAACCATTGTCTTTATTTCCCACGATCTGGATGAAGCCATGCGTATTGGCGACCGTATTGCCATTATGCAAAACGGTGAAGTGGTGCAGGTCGGCACGCCGGATGAAATTCTCAATAATCCGGCGAACGATTATGTCCGCACCTTCTTCCGCGGCGTGGATATTAGCCAGGTCTTTAGCGCCAAAGATATTGCCCGTCGAACGCCGAACGGCATTATTCGTAAAACCCCAGGTTTCGGCCCGCGCTCGGCGCTTAAGCTGCTGCAGGACGAAGACCGTGAATACGGTTATCTGGTTGAACGCGGCAATAAATTTGTTGGCGTTGTCTCCATCGACTCCCTGAAAACCGCGCTTGGCGAAAACCGGGGAATCGATGCGGCGTTAATTGACGCTCCGCTTGCAGTGGACGCCGAAACGCCGCTCAGCGAGTTGCTCTCTCACGTAGGGCAGGCGCCGTGCGCCGTGCCGGTCGTGGGCGAGGAACAACAGTACGTCGGCATCATCTCAAAACGGATGCTGCTGCAGGCTTTAGATCGCGAGGGGGCAAACAATGGCTGATCAATCAAACCCGTGGGGCACCACTGAAGCAGCGGACAGCGCTGCGCAATCCGCCGACGCGTGGGGTTCCACGCCAGCCCCAGCCGACGGCGGCGCGGCAGACTGGCTGAACAGCGCACCCGCGCCTGCGCCAGAACACTTCAACATCATGGATCCGTTCCATAAAACGCTGATCCCGCTGGACAGCTGGGTGACGGAGGGGATCGACTGGGTGGTCACGCACTTCCGTCCGGTTTTCCAGGGGATCCGCATCCCGGTGGATTACATCCTGAACGGCTTCCAGCAGTTGATGCTGGGCATGCCGGCGCCGGTCGCCATTATCCTGTTCTCTCTGATCGCCTGGCAGTTTGGCAGCGCCGGGATGGGGGTCGCCACGCTGATTTCGCTGATTGCCATTGGCGCGATTGGCGCGTGGTCGCAGGCGATGATCACCCTGGCACTGGTGCTGACCGCCCTGCTCTTCTGCATTGTCATCGGCCTGCCGATGGGGATCTGGCTGGCGCGCAGCCCGCGGGCAGCGAAGATTATCCGTCCGCTGCTGGATGCAATGCAGACCACCCCGGCGTTCGTCTATCTGGTGCCTATCGTGATGCTGTTCGGCATCGGCAACGTGCCGGGCGTGGTGGTCACTATTATCTTTGCCCTGCCGCCGATTATTCGTCTGACCATTCTCGGGATCAACCAGGTGCCTGCGGACCTGATCGAAGCGTCACGCTCGTTCGGTGCCAGCCCGCGCCAGATGCTGTTTAAGGTTCAGCTCCCGCTGGCCATGCCAACCATCATGGCGGGCGTTAACCAGACGCTGATGCTGGCACTCTCAATGGTGGTGATTGCCTCGATGATCGCCGTTGGTGGTCTCGGTCAGATGGTGCTGCGCGGCATTGGCCGCCTCGACATGGGGCTGGCCACCGTCGGCGGCGTCGGCATCGTGATCCTCGCCATTATTCTTGACCGCCTGACTCAGGCCGTCGGTCGTGATTCACGCAGTCGCGGCAACCGTCGCTGGTATACCACCGGCCCTGTCGGGTTACTCACCCGCCCTTTCACGAAGTCAAAATAAGGAACAACGATGCGACATAACGTACTTTTTGCCACAGCGTTTGCCACCCTTGTCTCCACCAGCACCTTCGCGGCTGACCTGCCGGGCAAAGGCATTACCGTGCAGCCGGTGCAGAGCACCATTTCGGAAGAGAGCTTCCAGACGCTGATCGTCAGCCGCGCGCTGGAGAAGCTGGGCTACACGGTCAACACGCCGAGCGAAGTGGATTACAACGTGGGCTACACTTCGATTGCTTCCGGTGACGCCACCTTCACCGCGGTGAACTGGCAGCCGCTGCACGACGATATGTATGCCGCCGCCGGTGGCGACAAGAAATTCTACCGCGAAGGCACCTTCGTGACCGGCGCGGCGCAGGGTTATCTGATCGACAAGAAAACCGCCGATAAGTACCATATCACCAACATTGAACAGCTGAAAGATCCGAAGATCGCCAAACTGTTCGACACCAACGGTGACGGCAAGGCCGACATGATGGGCTGCTCGCCGGGCTGGGGCTGTGAAGCGGTGATTAATCACCAGAACAAAGCCTTCGATCTGGCGAAAACGGTCGACGTGAGCCACGGCAACTATTCTGCGATGATGGCCGACACCATTGCCCGCTTCAAAGAGGGTAAACCGGTGATCTACTACACCTGGACGCCGTACTGGGTGAGCGACGTGCTGAAGCCGGGTAAAGACGTAGTGTGGCTGCAGGTGCCGTTCTCCTCCCTGCCGGGCGAGCAGAAAGACATCGACA
Protein-coding sequences here:
- the proW gene encoding glycine betaine/L-proline ABC transporter permease ProW gives rise to the protein MADQSNPWGTTEAADSAAQSADAWGSTPAPADGGAADWLNSAPAPAPEHFNIMDPFHKTLIPLDSWVTEGIDWVVTHFRPVFQGIRIPVDYILNGFQQLMLGMPAPVAIILFSLIAWQFGSAGMGVATLISLIAIGAIGAWSQAMITLALVLTALLFCIVIGLPMGIWLARSPRAAKIIRPLLDAMQTTPAFVYLVPIVMLFGIGNVPGVVVTIIFALPPIIRLTILGINQVPADLIEASRSFGASPRQMLFKVQLPLAMPTIMAGVNQTLMLALSMVVIASMIAVGGLGQMVLRGIGRLDMGLATVGGVGIVILAIILDRLTQAVGRDSRSRGNRRWYTTGPVGLLTRPFTKSK
- the proX gene encoding glycine betaine/L-proline ABC transporter substrate-binding protein ProX, whose translation is MRHNVLFATAFATLVSTSTFAADLPGKGITVQPVQSTISEESFQTLIVSRALEKLGYTVNTPSEVDYNVGYTSIASGDATFTAVNWQPLHDDMYAAAGGDKKFYREGTFVTGAAQGYLIDKKTADKYHITNIEQLKDPKIAKLFDTNGDGKADMMGCSPGWGCEAVINHQNKAFDLAKTVDVSHGNYSAMMADTIARFKEGKPVIYYTWTPYWVSDVLKPGKDVVWLQVPFSSLPGEQKDIDTRLPNGMNYGFPVNTMHIVANKAWAEKNPAAAKLFSVMKLPLADINAQNAMMHAGKSSEADVKGHVDGWIKAHQQQFDGWVKEALAAQK
- the proV gene encoding glycine betaine/L-proline ABC transporter ATP-binding protein ProV, with translation MAIKLEVKNLYKVFGEHPQRAFKYIEKGLTKEQILEKTGLSLGVKDASLAIEEGEIFVIMGLSGSGKSTMVRLLNRLIEPTRGQVLIDGVDIARISDAELREVRRKKIAMVFQSFALMPHMTVLDNTAFGMELAGTPAQERQEKALDALRQVGLENYAHAYPDELSGGMRQRVGLARALAINPDILLMDEAFSALDPLIRTEMQDELVKLQAKHQRTIVFISHDLDEAMRIGDRIAIMQNGEVVQVGTPDEILNNPANDYVRTFFRGVDISQVFSAKDIARRTPNGIIRKTPGFGPRSALKLLQDEDREYGYLVERGNKFVGVVSIDSLKTALGENRGIDAALIDAPLAVDAETPLSELLSHVGQAPCAVPVVGEEQQYVGIISKRMLLQALDREGANNG